One Brachyspira pilosicoli P43/6/78 genomic window carries:
- a CDS encoding alanine/glycine:cation symporter family protein, with protein sequence MDVISNIVAKVNSILWDYLLIIMLCGSGIYFTLRLKFVQIAKFKDGWNRTFGSLSLKGKAADKEGMSSFQSLATAIAAQVGTGNLAGAATALIAGGPGAIFWMWVSAFFGMATIFVEASLGQKYKTTTEDGHVIGGPAYYITAAYKGAFGKFLAALFAIFIILALGFMGNMVQSNSISGAFVNAFPQIKPIYVGIVCAIISAFIFIGGLRRIASFTEKIVPIMALFYIIGSVIIIIMNIKNLPSSIALIFTAAFNPQAVIGGGLGIGIQQAMRFGVARGLFSNEAGMGSTPHAHALAKVKHPCEQGVVAMIGVFFDTFVVVTLTALVILTSDILQTKIYPLESAALIPEALKGVGLPQEAFRMGFGFFGVIFVAVCLFFFAFTTIVGWYFFGEQNIKYLFGVKAAKIYAILVVGFVLLGSTLKVDLVWALVDTFNGLMVIPNLLGLLALSGVVSVLFKEYNDLNKK encoded by the coding sequence ATGGATGTTATTTCAAACATAGTAGCAAAGGTAAACAGCATTTTATGGGATTATCTATTGATAATCATGCTATGCGGTAGTGGAATTTATTTCACTTTGAGACTTAAATTCGTACAAATAGCAAAGTTTAAAGATGGCTGGAACAGAACTTTTGGAAGTCTTTCTTTAAAAGGTAAAGCTGCTGACAAAGAAGGTATGAGTTCTTTCCAATCTTTAGCAACAGCAATTGCTGCTCAAGTTGGTACTGGTAACTTAGCTGGTGCTGCTACTGCTTTAATTGCCGGCGGTCCTGGTGCTATATTTTGGATGTGGGTGTCTGCTTTCTTTGGTATGGCTACTATATTTGTTGAGGCTTCTTTAGGTCAAAAATATAAAACTACTACTGAAGATGGCCATGTTATAGGAGGACCTGCTTACTATATTACTGCTGCTTATAAAGGTGCTTTTGGTAAATTTTTAGCTGCTTTATTTGCTATATTTATTATATTAGCTTTAGGTTTTATGGGTAATATGGTTCAATCAAACTCTATATCTGGTGCTTTTGTTAATGCTTTCCCTCAAATTAAACCTATATATGTTGGTATAGTTTGTGCTATAATATCTGCTTTCATCTTTATTGGCGGTTTAAGAAGAATAGCTTCATTTACAGAAAAAATAGTACCTATAATGGCTTTATTCTATATCATTGGTTCTGTAATCATTATAATAATGAATATTAAAAACCTTCCTAGTTCTATAGCTTTAATATTTACTGCTGCTTTTAATCCTCAAGCTGTTATAGGTGGTGGATTAGGTATAGGTATACAACAAGCTATGCGTTTTGGTGTTGCTCGTGGTTTATTCTCTAACGAAGCTGGTATGGGTTCTACTCCTCATGCTCACGCTTTAGCTAAAGTTAAACACCCTTGTGAACAAGGTGTTGTTGCTATGATAGGTGTATTCTTTGATACATTTGTTGTTGTTACTTTAACTGCTTTAGTTATATTAACTTCTGACATATTACAAACTAAAATATATCCTTTAGAATCAGCTGCTCTTATACCTGAAGCATTAAAAGGTGTTGGTTTACCTCAAGAAGCTTTCAGAATGGGTTTTGGTTTCTTTGGTGTTATATTTGTTGCTGTATGTTTATTCTTCTTTGCTTTCACTACTATAGTAGGTTGGTATTTCTTTGGTGAACAAAACATTAAATATTTATTTGGTGTTAAAGCTGCTAAGATTTATGCTATTTTAGTTGTTGGCTTTGTACTTTTAGGTTCAACTTTAAAAGTTGATTTAGTATGGGCTTTAGTAGATACTTTCAACGGCTTAATGGTTATACCAAACCTTTTAGGTCTTTTAGCTTTGAGTGGTGTTGTTAGTGTTTTATTTAAAGAATATAATGATTTGAATAAAAAATAA
- the grdD gene encoding glycine/sarcosine/betaine reductase complex component C subunit alpha: protein MSDASNSAIKSMIGETFLSLANALETGQFGKKVRVGITNRGSEHGAEAVSLGGVIAMKRNKNVEVVLIGEKNSTGLQTIETDCDEKAHKIMEEMLAKGELDACVTMHYPFPIGVSTVGRVISQANGKETFIATTTGTSATVRDQAMFKNAIYGIITAKACGIKEPTVGILNIDSARTVERALKELASNGYNIKFGSSNRADGGAVLRGNDLITGAVDVVVCDSLTGNILIKMFSSFNSGGSYEAIGYGYGPGIGFGFKTPIFIISRASGSNVIAGAIEYAYQCISGNIIDVMNKEEEEVKKYGFDAILESLKPKASSVTEKAKPTVAKEVVTAQIPGVEVMDLDAAVELVMENGIYAESGMGCTGPIILVSDKNKENAENILRKGGFIS, encoded by the coding sequence ATGAGTGATGCTTCTAATTCAGCTATAAAATCTATGATAGGGGAGACTTTTCTCTCTCTTGCTAATGCTTTGGAAACTGGTCAATTTGGTAAGAAGGTTCGCGTTGGTATAACAAATAGAGGTTCTGAGCATGGTGCAGAAGCTGTATCTCTTGGCGGCGTAATAGCTATGAAGAGAAACAAAAATGTTGAAGTTGTTTTGATTGGTGAAAAAAACTCTACTGGTCTTCAAACAATAGAAACTGATTGCGATGAAAAAGCTCATAAAATAATGGAAGAGATGCTTGCTAAAGGAGAGTTAGATGCTTGTGTTACTATGCATTATCCTTTCCCTATAGGAGTATCAACTGTTGGAAGAGTTATTTCTCAGGCTAATGGTAAAGAAACTTTTATTGCTACTACTACTGGTACTTCTGCTACTGTTAGAGACCAGGCTATGTTTAAAAATGCCATTTATGGTATTATCACAGCTAAAGCTTGCGGTATAAAAGAGCCTACTGTTGGTATATTAAATATTGACTCTGCTCGTACTGTTGAGAGAGCTTTAAAAGAGCTTGCTTCTAATGGCTACAATATTAAATTCGGTTCTTCTAATCGTGCTGACGGCGGTGCGGTATTAAGAGGTAATGACCTTATTACTGGTGCTGTTGATGTTGTAGTTTGCGATTCTCTTACTGGAAACATTCTTATAAAAATGTTCTCATCATTCAATAGCGGCGGAAGCTATGAGGCTATAGGTTATGGATATGGTCCTGGTATAGGATTTGGATTTAAAACTCCAATATTCATTATTTCTAGAGCTTCTGGTTCTAATGTTATTGCTGGTGCTATTGAGTATGCTTATCAGTGTATTAGCGGCAATATAATAGATGTTATGAACAAAGAAGAAGAGGAAGTAAAAAAATATGGTTTTGATGCTATATTAGAAAGCTTAAAACCTAAGGCTTCTTCAGTTACTGAAAAAGCTAAACCTACTGTTGCTAAAGAAGTTGTAACTGCTCAGATTCCTGGCGTTGAGGTTATGGACTTGGATGCGGCTGTAGAGTTAGTTATGGAAAATGGTATATATGCTGAGTCTGGTATGGGTTGTACTGGACCTATCATATTGGTTAGTGATAAAAATAAAGAAAATGCAGAAAATATTTTGAGAAAAGGCGGATTTATATCTTAG
- the grdC gene encoding glycine/sarcosine/betaine reductase complex component C subunit beta encodes MKLELGEIYIKDIKLDKISKVENGVLYVNVDEITKMVLEDDKLKSVKIDVARPGESVRITPVKDVIEPRVKVEGKGGVFPGMISKVDTVGEGKTNVLKGAAVVTCGKIVGFQEGIIDMSGPGADYTPFSKLNNLCLVIEPVDNLEKHDYEAAVRGAGLKVATYLGQLAKEVKADKTFTYETKPIFEQAAMYPNLPKVGYVYMLQTQGLLHDTYVYGVDAKKIVPTFIYPTEVMDGAIVSGNCVSACDKNTTYHHLNNPVIKALYEKHGKDINFMGVIITNENVFLADKMRSSDWASKLAKYFGLDAVIISEEGFGNPDADLIMNCRKAEAFGIKTCIITDEYAGRDGSSQSLADSDVSANATVTAGNANIVINLPKAEGLYFNEKLVGCVKRAHDVDINLSAHVIFENLAVKASGVMALKELIRKKNVDPSSIDLVIECSEEACGDMNQRGGGNFAKSVAEIAGIPNATGFDIRGFCAAPSHALVTAASLVKAGSYKNVVIVAGGATAKLGMNGKSHVTKNLPIIEDILGAFAVLISENDGVHPIIRTDVLGRHTVATGSAPQAVMNSLVVNPLEKANLKVTDIDKYTVEMQNPDVTKPAGAGDVPEANYKMIAAIGVKKGDIERSQLAEFVEKHGMSGWAPTQGHIPSGVPYLGYAIEDIMAGKINRIMLIGKGSLFLGRMTNLFDGISVIIEKNNGDKGTGEGVSKEEVNKLIANAMRDFAKSMLGE; translated from the coding sequence ATGAAGTTAGAGTTAGGCGAGATTTATATTAAAGATATAAAACTTGACAAAATTTCAAAAGTCGAGAATGGAGTACTCTATGTAAACGTTGATGAGATTACAAAGATGGTACTTGAAGACGACAAGTTGAAAAGTGTAAAAATTGATGTAGCTCGTCCGGGAGAATCTGTTCGTATAACACCTGTAAAAGATGTTATAGAGCCTAGAGTAAAAGTAGAAGGCAAAGGCGGAGTATTCCCTGGAATGATATCTAAAGTAGATACAGTAGGTGAGGGTAAAACTAATGTATTGAAAGGTGCTGCTGTTGTTACTTGTGGTAAAATAGTTGGTTTCCAAGAAGGTATCATTGACATGTCTGGTCCTGGTGCTGATTATACACCATTCTCTAAGCTTAATAATTTATGTTTAGTTATAGAGCCAGTAGACAATTTAGAAAAACATGATTATGAAGCTGCTGTAAGAGGTGCAGGTTTAAAAGTTGCTACTTATTTAGGTCAATTGGCTAAAGAAGTAAAAGCTGACAAAACTTTCACTTATGAAACTAAACCTATATTTGAACAAGCTGCAATGTATCCTAATTTACCAAAAGTAGGTTATGTATACATGCTTCAAACACAAGGCTTATTACATGATACTTATGTTTATGGTGTTGATGCTAAGAAAATAGTTCCAACATTTATTTATCCAACAGAAGTTATGGACGGTGCTATTGTAAGCGGTAACTGTGTATCAGCTTGCGATAAAAACACTACTTATCACCACTTAAATAACCCTGTAATTAAAGCTTTATATGAAAAACATGGTAAAGATATTAACTTTATGGGCGTTATTATAACAAATGAAAACGTATTCTTAGCAGATAAGATGCGTTCATCAGATTGGGCATCAAAATTAGCTAAATATTTCGGATTAGATGCAGTAATCATCTCTGAAGAAGGATTTGGTAACCCAGATGCTGACTTAATAATGAACTGCAGAAAAGCAGAAGCATTCGGAATTAAAACTTGTATTATCACAGATGAATATGCTGGTAGAGACGGTTCATCTCAGTCTTTAGCAGATTCAGATGTATCAGCTAATGCTACAGTAACAGCTGGTAATGCTAATATAGTTATTAACTTACCAAAAGCTGAGGGTTTATACTTCAATGAAAAATTAGTTGGTTGTGTAAAAAGAGCTCATGATGTTGATATTAACTTGAGTGCTCATGTTATTTTTGAAAACTTAGCAGTTAAAGCTTCTGGTGTTATGGCTTTAAAAGAACTTATTAGAAAGAAAAATGTTGATCCTAGCAGTATTGATTTAGTAATAGAATGTTCTGAAGAGGCTTGCGGTGATATGAACCAAAGAGGCGGCGGTAACTTTGCTAAGAGTGTTGCAGAAATTGCTGGTATACCAAATGCTACTGGTTTTGATATTAGAGGTTTCTGTGCTGCTCCTTCACATGCTTTAGTAACAGCTGCTTCATTAGTAAAAGCTGGTTCTTATAAAAATGTTGTAATAGTTGCAGGCGGTGCTACTGCTAAATTGGGTATGAATGGTAAAAGCCATGTAACTAAAAATCTTCCTATTATAGAAGATATACTTGGTGCTTTTGCTGTACTTATCAGTGAAAATGACGGAGTACACCCAATTATTAGAACTGATGTACTTGGAAGACACACTGTTGCTACAGGTTCTGCTCCTCAGGCTGTTATGAACTCTTTGGTAGTTAATCCTTTAGAAAAAGCAAACTTAAAAGTTACTGATATAGATAAATATACTGTTGAGATGCAAAACCCTGATGTTACTAAACCTGCTGGTGCTGGTGATGTACCTGAGGCTAATTACAAAATGATAGCTGCTATTGGTGTTAAGAAGGGTGATATTGAGAGAAGTCAATTAGCAGAGTTTGTTGAAAAGCATGGTATGTCTGGTTGGGCTCCTACTCAAGGACATATTCCTTCTGGTGTGCCTTATTTGGGTTATGCTATTGAAGACATTATGGCTGGTAAAATTAACCGCATAATGCTTATAGGTAAAGGTTCACTTTTCTTAGGAAGAATGACTAACCTTTTTGATGGTATATCTGTTATTATAGAAAAAAATAATGGTGATAAAGGCACTGGCGAAGGTGTTTCTAAAGAAGAAGTTAATAAACTTATTGCTAATGCTATGAGAGATTTTGCTAAAAGCATGTTAGGTGAATAA